From the genome of Burkholderia pyrrocinia:
CCCTTGATCAGGTCGGCCGGCAGCGTCGGCTTGATGATTTCCTCGATCACGGCTTCACGCAGCGCGGGCAGCTCGATGTCCGGTGCGTGCTGCGTCGACAGCACGACGGTGTCGATCGAATCGGGCTTGCCGTCGACGTAGCGGACCGTCACCTGCGACTTCGCGTCCGGGCGCAGCCATTGCAGGCGGCCGTCGCGGCGCAGGCTGGCCTGGCGTTCGACGAGACGGTGCGACAGGTAGATCGGCAGCGGCATCAGTTCCGGCGTTTCGTCGCACGCATAACCGAACATCAGACCCTGGTCGCCCGCGCCCTGGTCGAGGTTGTCGTCGTGTGCACGATCGACGCCCTGGGCGATGTCCGGCGACTGCTTGTCGTACGCGACGAGCACCGCGCAACCCTTGTAGTCGATGCCGTAGTCGGTGTTGTCGTAGCCGATGCGCTTGATCGTGTCGCGCGCGATCTGGATGTAATCGATGTTGGCCGTCGTGGTGATTTCACCGGCCAGAACGACGAGACCCGTGTTGCACAGCGTTTCCGCCGCGACGCGGGAATATTTGTCCTGCTCGAGGATGGCGTCGAGAATCGCGTCCGAGATTTGGTCCGCGACTTTGTCCGGATGGCCTTCGGAGACGGATTCGGACGTGAAGAAATAATCGTTTGCCACTTTTTCAGGCTCCTGTGTGGTTACGGTTGGTTTCACGTAGCCAGCTTCGTTGGGCCTGAAGCGGCGACGCTTTAGCGGATTACCAGAACCGGGCAGCGCGCTTCGCGCCAGCCGGCTTCGCCCCGCAAGTTGTCAGTTAACTCGGCGAAGCCCGTATTATAGCGGCTTTCCTGAATTGTCACAGAGCGCCGCCCGTGATGTTTCTTCCGCTGTCTTACCACCCTGTTCGCAACGCGCCAGCCATCCGGCCCTACGGAGGTTCCGCATGCTAGGCCGCCTCGGCACGCATCTCGCCATCGGCTTCCTGAAGCTGCTCGCCCTTTTGCCGTACGGCCTGACCGCGCGGCTCGGCGACGGTCTCGGCTGGCTGC
Proteins encoded in this window:
- the metK gene encoding methionine adenosyltransferase; its protein translation is MANDYFFTSESVSEGHPDKVADQISDAILDAILEQDKYSRVAAETLCNTGLVVLAGEITTTANIDYIQIARDTIKRIGYDNTDYGIDYKGCAVLVAYDKQSPDIAQGVDRAHDDNLDQGAGDQGLMFGYACDETPELMPLPIYLSHRLVERQASLRRDGRLQWLRPDAKSQVTVRYVDGKPDSIDTVVLSTQHAPDIELPALREAVIEEIIKPTLPADLIKGDIKFLVNPTGRFVIGGPQGDCGLTGRKIIVDTYGGAAPHGGGAFSGKDPSKVDRSAAYAGRYVAKNIVAAGLASRALIQVSYAIGVAEPTSVMVNTFGTGRVSDAVITKLVREHFDLRPKGIIKMLDLLRPIYEKTAAYGHFGREEPEFSWEATDKALALAEAAGVEPTARVA